A genome region from Methylorubrum populi includes the following:
- a CDS encoding iron-sulfur cluster-binding domain-containing protein yields the protein MSVQTRRSAGTAWAAGDDCLVCQSVRDETRDVKSFRFAAESGARFVFHPGQYLTLAVPLETGPAWRSFTIASSALRDESVDLTIKAQADGNATRWLHDHLRPGMGLAGRKPGGSFRLESIPERPLVLVSAGSGATPMAAILRWLADHGAPTRVHHVHVGRTPEDLLFRRELSTLAERTGRWTLDWMVTRGVAQDGIRAGRPDAGLFGKLIPTLGEAEVFACGPGAFMAAVEAAHRAAGGAPERFHQEGFGGEGSMVVPPQPTTQEQVVRFLPSGKETRTRPGESILEAGLRLGVRIPNSCRQGICGSCLVQKETGEVAMNHEGGISDEEVADGAILACCSYPRSPVTVKVS from the coding sequence ATGAGCGTCCAGACGCGTAGAAGCGCGGGAACTGCCTGGGCGGCCGGAGACGATTGCCTCGTCTGCCAGAGCGTCCGGGATGAAACGAGGGATGTGAAGTCGTTCCGGTTCGCCGCCGAGTCCGGAGCGCGGTTCGTGTTCCATCCCGGCCAGTACCTCACCTTGGCGGTTCCTCTGGAGACCGGTCCCGCCTGGCGCAGCTTCACAATCGCCAGTTCGGCCCTGCGCGATGAGTCCGTCGATCTCACCATCAAGGCGCAGGCTGACGGCAACGCCACGCGCTGGCTGCACGATCACCTTCGCCCTGGCATGGGCCTCGCGGGCCGCAAACCCGGCGGCTCATTCCGGCTAGAATCGATCCCGGAGCGGCCTCTGGTGCTCGTCTCGGCGGGCAGCGGCGCGACGCCGATGGCCGCCATCCTGAGGTGGCTCGCCGATCACGGTGCGCCCACCCGCGTCCACCACGTCCATGTCGGCCGGACACCGGAGGACCTGCTGTTCCGGCGGGAACTCTCGACGCTTGCCGAACGGACGGGCCGTTGGACGCTCGACTGGATGGTCACAAGGGGCGTCGCTCAGGACGGCATTCGCGCAGGACGGCCCGACGCCGGGCTGTTCGGCAAACTGATTCCGACCCTCGGCGAGGCGGAGGTGTTCGCATGCGGGCCGGGCGCGTTCATGGCCGCGGTCGAAGCGGCCCATCGCGCTGCCGGCGGTGCGCCCGAACGCTTCCATCAGGAAGGCTTCGGCGGCGAGGGCAGCATGGTCGTCCCGCCGCAGCCGACCACGCAAGAGCAGGTCGTCCGCTTCCTGCCTTCGGGCAAGGAAACGCGGACCCGTCCCGGTGAGAGCATCCTCGAAGCCGGGCTCCGCTTGGGTGTGCGGATCCCGAATTCCTGCCGCCAGGGCATCTGCGGCAGCTGCCTCGTTCAGAAGGAGACGGGCGAGGTCGCGATGAACCACGAAGGGGGCATCTCTGACGAAGAGGTCGCCGACGGCGCCATCCTCGCCTGCTGTTCATATCCGCGCAGCCCCGTGACCGTGAAGGTGTCCTGA
- a CDS encoding aromatic ring-hydroxylating dioxygenase subunit alpha: protein MHDLTRIRRLLDERRPGYTLPQSFYNDPEIYRFDLDAIFGHSWIMIGFEVEIPSLGNYIATKIGESPIVIVRDRAGAIRGYFNSCRHRGAQICEEGHGRSARLVCPYHQWTYGLDGKLMHAGRMQESFDPAEHSLVPIKVEVVAGTIYASIAETPPDFTAFRAGLTPLLAPHDLANAKLAHQSTLIEKANWKLVMENGRECYHCDAKHPELSFTFPTGTSRNFDYNGDPRLADFNARMADIGLSVGPIEGDWYQAMRFPLNEGCVSMSEDGSSCVAKLMCEAGGGDIGSMRWALEPHCFAHAVGDFVFMFSAMPTGPQETVVTAKWLVHKDAQEGVDYKVEELVRLWTVTNMQDRDLAENNQRGVNGAGYRPGPYSEDAEELVRRFVDWYCGKARSFIAANA from the coding sequence ATGCACGACCTGACGCGGATCCGCCGACTGCTCGATGAACGTCGTCCCGGCTACACGCTGCCGCAGTCCTTCTACAATGATCCCGAGATCTATCGCTTCGATCTCGATGCGATCTTTGGCCATTCATGGATCATGATCGGGTTCGAGGTCGAAATTCCCTCGCTCGGCAACTACATTGCCACAAAAATCGGCGAATCACCGATCGTCATCGTCCGGGACCGGGCAGGGGCCATTCGCGGCTACTTCAACTCCTGCAGGCACCGCGGTGCGCAGATCTGCGAGGAGGGTCACGGCAGGAGCGCGCGCCTGGTCTGCCCCTATCACCAGTGGACCTACGGCCTCGACGGCAAGCTGATGCATGCCGGGCGCATGCAGGAGAGCTTCGACCCGGCGGAGCATTCCCTCGTCCCGATCAAGGTCGAAGTAGTGGCCGGAACGATCTACGCGAGCATCGCCGAGACGCCGCCGGACTTCACCGCCTTCCGCGCCGGATTGACGCCGCTCCTGGCGCCCCACGATCTCGCCAATGCCAAGCTCGCCCACCAAAGCACCCTCATCGAGAAGGCCAACTGGAAGCTCGTAATGGAAAACGGGCGCGAGTGCTATCATTGCGACGCCAAGCACCCGGAGCTTTCCTTCACTTTCCCGACGGGTACGAGCAGGAACTTCGACTACAACGGTGACCCGCGGCTCGCCGACTTCAACGCCCGCATGGCGGATATCGGCCTTTCGGTCGGGCCGATCGAAGGCGATTGGTATCAGGCGATGCGCTTCCCTCTGAACGAGGGCTGCGTCTCGATGTCGGAAGACGGCAGTTCCTGCGTTGCCAAGCTCATGTGCGAGGCCGGCGGCGGCGACATCGGCTCGATGCGGTGGGCCCTCGAGCCCCACTGCTTCGCCCATGCGGTCGGCGATTTCGTGTTCATGTTCTCGGCGATGCCGACCGGTCCGCAGGAGACCGTCGTCACCGCCAAGTGGCTGGTACACAAGGACGCGCAAGAGGGCGTCGACTATAAGGTCGAAGAACTGGTTCGTCTCTGGACCGTCACCAACATGCAGGATCGTGACCTCGCGGAGAACAACCAGCGGGGCGTCAACGGGGCCGGATACCGGCCCGGCCCGTATTCGGAGGATGCCGAGGAACTCGTCCGGCGGTTCGTCGACTGGTACTGCGGGAAGGCCCGAAGCTTCATCGCAGCGAACGCTTGA
- a CDS encoding LysR substrate-binding domain-containing protein produces MIDRRWLPLNALRAFESVAKNLSFTAGAQALHVTQSALSRHVASLEVLLECKLVERRPHGLVLTAAGAMLLPVVTKSFDRLQDTMNEILRDGSGLTRTLRVHMPPSFLQHMAIPMLRDFRREFPNIPIDVSSSSVIGVPTRDLDIAVIYDRPRQGDAIRDLLWTVQVTPLCAPEVAQDAEGLDLAAFLAANELLHVRIDGQPRGVIWDAFAAQAGIGLNTERGLAFDTSSLAIQYAQSGSGVVLGDTRMFADLIASGQLAQPYDVVCEDGHGYYLTFHPEDVTEPGVTLFRTWMIERFAGFQKGSGIKSPTILSNEKQGRLECSL; encoded by the coding sequence ATGATCGATCGACGCTGGTTGCCGCTCAACGCCCTCCGGGCCTTCGAATCGGTTGCCAAGAATCTAAGCTTCACGGCGGGTGCCCAGGCGCTTCACGTGACGCAGAGTGCGCTCAGCCGGCATGTCGCCAGCCTTGAGGTGCTGCTCGAATGCAAGCTCGTCGAGCGCAGGCCGCATGGGCTCGTGCTAACCGCAGCGGGCGCCATGCTTCTGCCCGTGGTCACGAAGTCCTTCGACCGTCTTCAGGACACGATGAACGAGATCCTGCGCGACGGCAGCGGTCTCACGCGGACCCTTCGCGTCCACATGCCGCCGTCCTTCCTCCAACATATGGCGATTCCCATGCTCCGGGACTTCCGGCGGGAATTTCCGAACATTCCGATCGACGTATCGAGCTCCTCCGTCATCGGCGTCCCGACGCGCGACCTCGACATCGCGGTGATCTACGACCGGCCGCGCCAGGGCGACGCGATCCGGGACCTCCTCTGGACGGTCCAGGTCACGCCGCTCTGCGCCCCCGAGGTCGCCCAGGATGCGGAAGGGTTGGATCTCGCCGCGTTCCTCGCCGCCAACGAACTGCTGCATGTCCGGATCGACGGACAGCCGCGCGGCGTGATCTGGGATGCGTTCGCCGCGCAGGCGGGGATCGGCCTCAACACGGAGCGGGGCTTGGCGTTCGACACGTCGAGCCTCGCCATCCAGTACGCGCAATCGGGGTCCGGCGTCGTCCTGGGTGACACCCGCATGTTCGCCGACCTGATCGCCAGCGGGCAGCTCGCGCAACCCTACGACGTCGTCTGCGAGGACGGGCATGGCTACTACCTGACCTTCCATCCCGAGGATGTGACCGAGCCCGGCGTCACTCTGTTCCGCACCTGGATGATCGAGCGTTTCGCCGGATTTCAAAAGGGATCCGGGATCAAGTCACCGACGATACTTTCGAACGAGAAGCAGGGCAGACTGGAATGTTCACTCTGA
- a CDS encoding ABC transporter substrate-binding protein has product MFTLKTLSGRPQHPAVDELCDSYRGGHIGRRDFLRTAAWLGVSAASAAAFAGSGTGSAAATETPKRGGSLRFACQIQEMHDPAESNWFEAANVFRNVLEYLTRVDANNIVHPYLAASWDPSPDLKTWTFHLQPNVKWSNGDAFTSEDVATNLRRWIAPDSKSSNKTSFAALRDIEILGPMELRLHLDRPMLALPEMLYAPNTPIMHRDFGTSGTDWTKNPIGTGPYRLTEFQVGQKATLTRRAEYWGEAPYLDEIRFIDLGTDISTHLAALAARQVDILYRINVADLDLAKRLPDVQILRVRAAQTPVMRMQVDQKPFDDIRVRQAVVLACDNSRFLDIAIRGAGVLGENCHVAPFQPEYAPVAAPKRDLERAKHLLREAGYANGLDLSIAVGNTQGVWEQNTAQVLQSQCADANIRVKLNIMPASQYWPIWNKVPFGLTYWAHRPLAVQTLDLAYRSGAAWNETHFADPKFDAALDVAMGIIDPKARSVAMAPVEKILQDAALMVQPFWMNKYTAVSSRVRGYILPPNESFELFKTWIA; this is encoded by the coding sequence ATGTTCACTCTGAAGACGTTGAGCGGCCGCCCGCAGCATCCTGCCGTCGACGAGCTGTGTGACAGTTACAGGGGAGGGCATATCGGCCGGAGGGACTTCCTGCGGACGGCCGCATGGCTCGGCGTGTCGGCGGCAAGCGCCGCCGCCTTCGCCGGTTCCGGCACCGGCAGCGCCGCCGCGACCGAGACGCCGAAGCGCGGCGGAAGCCTGCGCTTCGCCTGCCAGATCCAGGAAATGCACGATCCCGCGGAATCGAACTGGTTCGAGGCCGCGAACGTCTTCCGCAACGTGCTCGAATACTTGACCAGGGTCGATGCGAACAACATCGTCCACCCCTATCTCGCCGCGAGTTGGGACCCCTCTCCCGATCTGAAGACCTGGACGTTCCACCTGCAGCCGAACGTCAAGTGGTCGAACGGCGATGCCTTCACGAGCGAGGACGTGGCCACCAACCTTCGCCGCTGGATTGCCCCGGACTCGAAATCGTCGAACAAGACGAGCTTCGCCGCCTTGCGCGACATCGAGATCCTCGGCCCGATGGAACTGCGCCTGCATCTCGATCGGCCGATGCTCGCACTGCCCGAGATGCTCTACGCTCCGAACACCCCGATCATGCATCGGGACTTCGGAACGTCCGGTACGGACTGGACCAAGAATCCGATCGGCACGGGCCCCTATCGGCTGACGGAGTTCCAGGTCGGCCAGAAGGCGACGTTGACTCGCCGCGCGGAGTATTGGGGCGAGGCGCCCTATCTCGACGAGATCCGCTTCATCGATCTCGGTACCGACATCTCCACCCATCTCGCCGCACTGGCCGCGCGTCAGGTCGACATCCTCTACCGGATCAACGTCGCCGATCTCGACCTCGCCAAGCGCCTGCCGGACGTGCAGATCCTCAGAGTCCGCGCCGCGCAGACGCCCGTCATGCGCATGCAGGTCGATCAAAAGCCGTTCGACGACATCCGCGTGCGGCAGGCCGTGGTCCTCGCCTGCGACAACAGCCGCTTCCTGGACATCGCTATCCGTGGCGCCGGCGTCTTGGGCGAGAACTGCCATGTCGCCCCCTTCCAGCCCGAATATGCGCCGGTCGCCGCACCCAAGCGCGACCTGGAGCGGGCCAAACATCTCCTGCGTGAAGCCGGCTACGCGAACGGGCTCGACCTGTCCATCGCCGTCGGCAATACCCAGGGTGTCTGGGAGCAGAATACGGCGCAGGTCCTGCAGTCGCAGTGCGCCGACGCGAATATCCGTGTCAAACTCAACATCATGCCAGCTTCCCAATACTGGCCGATCTGGAACAAAGTGCCATTCGGTCTGACCTACTGGGCACACCGCCCGCTCGCCGTGCAGACGCTCGACCTCGCCTATCGCAGCGGCGCGGCTTGGAACGAGACCCATTTCGCAGATCCGAAGTTCGATGCCGCCCTTGATGTCGCGATGGGAATCATCGATCCGAAGGCTCGGTCCGTCGCCATGGCACCCGTCGAGAAAATTCTTCAGGACGCCGCGCTCATGGTGCAGCCATTCTGGATGAACAAGTACACGGCAGTTTCCAGCCGGGTGCGGGGTTACATTCTCCCGCCCAATGAGTCGTTTGAGCTGTTCAAAACCTGGATCGCGTGA
- a CDS encoding ABC transporter permease produces the protein MLRTGLVRMIEIALTMLTVSVIVYLLLEFDSDDVAVKVLGQFSTAAQRTQWLHEHGYDQGFLVRYLAWLRSFLSGDWGRSLHYQVPVLPLVAERLVATAILGVLTLALMIPLGLGFGILAGIREGCAVDRVISIFSIVTTSVPEFASAVFLTGFFVFWLGLLPGASTMTSGFSWQEIVLPLLVLVLYGTGYLARVTRASVAEVMNAPYVRTARMKGAGPWRIVGRHVLRNALVAPATIIMLQIPWLLSGVIVVEVFFAYRGFGSLLYEAGLNSDINVIEACAMISVFVVVVTQLCSDLINTWLNPRTRRIRVTCAAPAPIVGSATPLSKSAESV, from the coding sequence ATGCTGCGCACCGGCCTCGTCCGAATGATCGAGATCGCGCTGACGATGCTGACGGTCTCGGTCATCGTCTATCTCCTGCTGGAATTCGACTCCGACGATGTCGCGGTGAAAGTGCTCGGACAGTTCTCGACCGCGGCACAGCGCACGCAGTGGCTGCATGAACACGGTTACGATCAAGGTTTTCTCGTTCGTTACTTGGCATGGCTGAGGAGCTTCCTCAGCGGAGACTGGGGCCGGTCGCTCCATTATCAGGTTCCCGTTCTTCCACTCGTCGCCGAACGACTGGTCGCCACCGCCATCCTTGGCGTGCTGACGCTCGCCCTCATGATTCCGCTGGGACTCGGTTTCGGCATCCTTGCCGGCATCCGCGAAGGGTGCGCGGTCGATCGCGTGATCTCGATCTTCAGCATCGTCACCACGTCCGTACCGGAATTCGCGAGCGCGGTGTTCCTGACGGGCTTCTTCGTCTTTTGGCTCGGGCTGCTGCCGGGTGCCAGCACGATGACGTCTGGATTCTCCTGGCAGGAGATCGTGCTGCCGCTCCTCGTCCTCGTCCTCTACGGCACGGGCTATCTGGCCCGCGTGACCCGGGCATCGGTCGCGGAAGTCATGAACGCGCCCTACGTCCGGACGGCGCGCATGAAGGGCGCCGGTCCCTGGCGGATCGTCGGTCGCCACGTCCTGCGCAATGCGCTCGTGGCGCCCGCCACCATCATCATGCTGCAGATCCCATGGCTGCTCTCGGGCGTGATCGTTGTCGAGGTCTTCTTCGCGTATCGCGGCTTCGGCTCGTTGCTCTACGAAGCGGGATTGAACAGCGACATCAACGTGATCGAAGCCTGCGCGATGATCAGCGTGTTCGTGGTGGTCGTCACGCAGCTCTGCTCGGATCTGATCAACACCTGGTTGAACCCGCGCACCCGTCGGATCCGCGTCACGTGCGCGGCCCCGGCCCCCATCGTCGGAAGCGCGACGCCTCTCTCCAAATCCGCGGAGTCCGTCTGA
- a CDS encoding ABC transporter permease: MRAFLSLRRRPLGLLGGAVVALWLTCALLAPWLAPHDPLRSFVPLTLPFSGTPQDGVFYLGTDILGRDILSRLVFGARSVMIWSCLATGTAYIFGIATGLAAGFYRGAIDRLLSFAANVILSFPILVLYLVVITRFGASGLNIILAVTFASSPAIFRIVRALTLDLRGRDFVEASVTQGESAWRIMLVDILPNASGPLVVDACLRLGYTAITIGVLGFLGLGLPPPTPDWGGMVNEGRSLAIAFPHLIVFPCIAISSLMLGLSLLSDALREAGQAAFAGGTPSEAIAPPAAPV, encoded by the coding sequence ATGCGTGCGTTCCTGTCCCTCCGCCGTCGGCCATTGGGTCTCCTCGGCGGTGCCGTCGTCGCCCTTTGGCTGACCTGCGCCTTGTTGGCGCCCTGGCTGGCACCGCACGATCCCCTGCGCAGTTTCGTACCTCTCACCCTGCCCTTCTCGGGGACGCCTCAGGACGGGGTCTTCTACCTCGGCACCGATATCCTGGGTCGCGACATCCTCTCGCGCCTCGTCTTCGGCGCACGCTCGGTCATGATCTGGTCCTGCCTTGCGACCGGCACCGCCTACATCTTCGGCATCGCGACGGGTTTGGCAGCGGGCTTCTATCGCGGCGCCATCGATCGTCTGTTGTCCTTCGCGGCCAACGTCATCCTGTCGTTCCCGATCCTCGTGCTCTACCTCGTCGTGATCACGCGGTTCGGCGCATCCGGTCTCAACATCATCCTGGCGGTGACCTTCGCGAGTTCGCCCGCGATCTTCCGGATCGTCCGCGCCCTGACCCTCGACCTGCGCGGCCGCGATTTCGTCGAAGCCTCGGTGACCCAGGGCGAGAGCGCGTGGCGGATCATGCTGGTCGATATCCTGCCGAACGCGAGTGGACCTCTCGTCGTCGATGCCTGCCTGCGGCTCGGCTACACGGCGATCACGATCGGCGTCCTCGGCTTCCTCGGCCTCGGGCTGCCGCCGCCGACCCCCGATTGGGGCGGGATGGTCAACGAGGGCCGCAGCCTCGCCATCGCCTTCCCGCACCTCATCGTCTTTCCCTGCATCGCGATCTCGTCGCTGATGCTCGGCCTGTCGCTCCTGTCGGATGCGCTACGGGAGGCCGGCCAGGCCGCCTTCGCCGGCGGCACCCCGAGCGAGGCGATCGCTCCTCCCGCCGCTCCCGTCTGA
- a CDS encoding ABC transporter ATP-binding protein produces the protein MSEPVLTIDGLTVRLPGGSDRPFAVEGASFQVKRGEIVCIVGESGSGKSILSSAVMGALPTGLKHVAGRVLFGGADLLSLSEARLRALRGRSIAMIFQEPMASLNPSMTVAAQIGEMFEIHEPNLTREDVFRRVLGLLNDVQLPDPEAMMHRLPHQLSGGQCQRVVIAMALSLHPQLLIADEPTTALDVTTQAQILNLVRRLRDRQDHGILFITHDFGVVADIADHVVVMRRGRVVEQGPAEQVLTQPADPYTRALLDAVPAGTPRRSCIERGYPVLSVRDMSKHFGTVAALDGVNLDVVEGQTVAIVGESGSGKSTLARAIIRLIKPSGGHVVVDGKDFATLSGHDVRASRNLIQMIFQDPFGSLNPQRTVGDMLERAGVLGGLTRQMARQQAERLVRDVGLSPACLARKPGAFSGGQRQRIGIARALAMRPKIIIADESVSALDVSIQKQVLELLDEIRSRTGTTMLFITHDLRVAAQMADVVVVMRRGRIVERGTPEQVLADPESPYTRELVAAIPGQTFHKKRQAGVSSHG, from the coding sequence ATGTCGGAGCCCGTGCTGACCATCGACGGACTGACCGTGCGCCTGCCCGGCGGGTCCGATCGCCCGTTCGCCGTCGAGGGGGCGAGCTTCCAGGTGAAGCGCGGGGAGATCGTCTGCATCGTCGGCGAGTCCGGCTCGGGAAAATCGATCCTGTCGAGCGCCGTCATGGGGGCGTTGCCGACGGGACTGAAGCATGTCGCCGGCCGCGTGCTGTTCGGGGGGGCCGACCTCTTGTCGCTGTCCGAAGCGCGTCTGCGTGCGTTGCGGGGACGGTCCATCGCGATGATCTTCCAGGAGCCGATGGCGTCCCTGAACCCGTCAATGACCGTCGCGGCTCAGATCGGCGAGATGTTCGAGATCCACGAGCCGAATCTCACGCGCGAGGACGTGTTTCGTCGGGTCCTCGGTCTCCTGAACGACGTTCAACTGCCCGATCCGGAGGCGATGATGCATCGCCTGCCGCACCAGCTCTCCGGTGGCCAATGCCAGCGCGTCGTCATCGCGATGGCCCTGAGCCTTCATCCTCAGTTGCTCATCGCCGACGAGCCGACCACGGCCCTCGACGTGACCACGCAGGCCCAAATCCTGAACCTCGTCCGCCGCCTGCGGGACAGGCAAGACCACGGAATCCTGTTCATCACCCACGATTTCGGAGTGGTCGCCGACATCGCCGACCACGTCGTCGTGATGCGCCGCGGGCGAGTGGTGGAACAGGGGCCAGCGGAACAGGTTCTCACCCAGCCGGCGGATCCCTACACCAGAGCCCTGCTCGACGCCGTCCCTGCGGGCACGCCGCGACGGAGTTGCATCGAGCGGGGCTATCCCGTGCTCTCGGTCCGCGACATGTCGAAACATTTCGGCACGGTCGCCGCCCTGGACGGGGTCAATCTCGACGTCGTTGAGGGACAGACCGTCGCGATCGTGGGCGAATCGGGCTCCGGCAAGAGTACCCTGGCGCGCGCGATCATCCGTCTGATCAAGCCGAGCGGCGGCCACGTGGTGGTCGACGGCAAGGATTTCGCGACCTTGAGCGGTCACGACGTTCGCGCGAGCCGCAATCTCATCCAGATGATCTTCCAGGATCCGTTCGGCTCGCTCAACCCACAGCGCACCGTCGGTGACATGCTCGAGCGTGCCGGTGTCCTCGGGGGATTGACGCGCCAGATGGCGCGGCAGCAGGCCGAGCGCCTCGTGCGCGACGTCGGGCTTTCGCCTGCCTGCCTCGCGCGCAAGCCGGGGGCCTTCTCCGGCGGCCAGCGGCAGCGAATCGGCATCGCTCGGGCCCTCGCGATGCGCCCAAAGATCATCATCGCCGACGAGAGTGTGTCTGCCCTCGACGTGTCCATTCAAAAACAGGTCCTCGAACTCCTGGACGAGATCCGCTCGCGGACGGGGACCACGATGCTGTTCATCACCCACGACCTCCGAGTGGCGGCCCAGATGGCCGACGTGGTTGTCGTGATGCGCCGCGGTCGCATCGTCGAGCGCGGGACGCCGGAGCAAGTCTTGGCCGATCCGGAGAGCCCCTACACCCGCGAACTCGTCGCGGCGATTCCCGGTCAGACGTTCCACAAAAAGCGTCAAGCCGGCGTGTCATCTCACGGATAG
- a CDS encoding EAL domain-containing protein, whose product MNQGLCMFDRQARLVVCNHRYREIFGIPEDYPLFGKTQEEICGFLVADGRYPPSITLETIRESVRGALTRPRALPVFRELANGRIVSILYRSIEGGGWVSTFEDITEQKRSQARIQHLARYDGLTDLANARTLRESGRALSTGGAKGLPVLACHYLDMDRFKFVNDTYGHAVGDELLQAVAARLRATARRDDVVGRLGGDEFALIQRVPDVTAALAFAQRLVAEIGRPFELSSGRIEAGVSIGVATHEDRDVAADVERLLQNADLALRQAKSLERGTVCAFEPAMSETARQRLALERELSAALAAGQMQVHYQPLVEIQDGRIIGVEALARWEHPERGFIPPATFIPLAEEVGLIVQLGEWVLRRACQDAARWPDHVTVAVNASVVQVRQKSFADAVLAILAETAFPAGRLEIEITESSLLEESETTMQTLHRLREAGVRFALDDFGTGYSSLSYLRRFPFDKIKIDRSFMRDAETSADALAIIRAVAGLGTSLGITTLVEGVETEQQLLLAQAEGLKQVQGYLFSKPIPRACIAEMMAGRA is encoded by the coding sequence ATGAATCAGGGCTTGTGCATGTTCGACCGGCAGGCGCGCCTCGTCGTCTGCAATCATAGATACCGGGAGATCTTCGGCATCCCGGAGGATTATCCGCTGTTCGGGAAGACCCAGGAGGAGATCTGTGGCTTCCTCGTCGCCGACGGCCGCTATCCGCCGTCCATCACGCTCGAGACCATCAGGGAAAGCGTGCGTGGCGCGCTCACGCGACCGCGCGCCCTGCCGGTCTTCCGGGAGCTTGCCAACGGCCGGATCGTCTCGATCCTCTACCGCTCGATCGAGGGCGGCGGCTGGGTCTCCACCTTCGAGGACATCACCGAGCAGAAGCGCAGTCAGGCGCGCATCCAGCATCTTGCGCGATACGACGGGCTGACCGACCTTGCCAACGCCCGGACCCTTCGCGAATCCGGACGCGCCCTCTCGACCGGAGGGGCGAAGGGCCTGCCCGTTCTGGCCTGCCATTACTTGGACATGGATCGGTTCAAGTTCGTCAACGACACCTACGGGCACGCCGTCGGAGACGAGTTGCTGCAAGCCGTCGCGGCGCGCTTGCGGGCCACCGCCAGACGGGACGATGTCGTCGGCCGGCTGGGCGGCGATGAGTTCGCGCTGATTCAACGCGTTCCCGACGTGACCGCGGCTCTCGCCTTCGCGCAAAGGCTCGTGGCCGAGATCGGCAGGCCATTCGAGTTGTCGAGCGGGCGCATCGAAGCCGGTGTCAGCATCGGTGTGGCCACGCACGAGGATAGGGACGTGGCGGCGGACGTCGAACGCCTGCTCCAGAACGCGGACCTCGCCCTGCGCCAAGCCAAGTCGCTGGAACGCGGCACGGTCTGCGCGTTCGAGCCCGCCATGTCCGAGACGGCGCGGCAGCGCCTCGCCCTCGAGCGCGAGCTGAGCGCGGCCCTGGCGGCCGGGCAGATGCAGGTGCATTACCAGCCGCTGGTCGAGATCCAGGATGGCCGGATCATCGGGGTCGAGGCCCTGGCGCGCTGGGAGCATCCGGAACGCGGGTTCATCCCGCCAGCCACGTTCATCCCACTCGCCGAAGAGGTCGGGCTGATCGTGCAGCTCGGCGAGTGGGTGCTGCGCCGGGCATGCCAGGATGCGGCCCGGTGGCCGGACCACGTGACCGTGGCGGTCAACGCCTCCGTCGTGCAGGTCCGGCAGAAATCCTTCGCCGACGCGGTCCTCGCGATCCTGGCCGAGACGGCCTTCCCGGCCGGCCGGCTCGAGATCGAGATCACGGAGAGTTCGCTTCTGGAGGAGAGCGAGACGACCATGCAGACCCTGCACCGGCTGCGGGAGGCCGGCGTGCGGTTCGCCCTGGACGACTTCGGCACCGGCTACTCCTCGTTGAGCTACCTGCGCCGCTTCCCCTTCGACAAGATCAAGATCGACCGGTCGTTCATGCGCGATGCCGAGACGAGCGCCGACGCCCTCGCCATCATCCGCGCGGTCGCCGGTCTCGGCACGAGCCTCGGCATCACCACGCTCGTGGAAGGCGTCGAGACCGAGCAGCAGCTTCTGCTCGCCCAGGCGGAAGGGCTGAAGCAGGTTCAGGGCTACCTGTTCAGCAAGCCGATACCCAGGGCATGCATCGCCGAGATGATGGCCGGCCGCGCTTGA